The Porphyrobacter sp. LM 6 sequence GCGTCGATGTGTCCGATGCCCGGATCAGCGCCGAGAACGCGGGGAGCCTGATAGCGGGCGCGGATCTGGTGATCGACGGCACCGATAACTTCGCGACCCGCCTCGCCGTGTCCGACGCCTGCGTTGCGGCGGGCATTCCGTTGCTATCGGCAGCGGTCGGCCGCTTTCAGGGGCAGGTCGGGGCTTGGGCCGGTCATCTGCCGGAGCAGGCCTGCTACCGCTGCTTTGTCGGCGATGCCTTCGATGCCGAGGACTGCGACACCTGCGCGGATGACGGGATGCTGGGCGCAATGGCGGGCTGGGTCGGCACCTTCGCCGCGCTGCAGGCGGTCAAGGTGCTGCTGGCGGGGGTTAGCACCCTCGGCGAGCCTGGCTGGGGCCGCCTCCACATCCTCGACGGCCTGGAGCCGGGTATGCGCACGATCCGCATCGCCAAGGACCCGGTTTGCAAGACCTGCGCGTCAGCAGCCTAGCACATCCTCCACCCATTCCGGCACCAGCACGCTTGCCGGCCCTAGCCGCGATTCGTGGAAGAAGCGCGATCCCTCGCTGCGTTCGAGATTGAGTTCGAGGCATTGCGCCCCATTCGCCCGCGCCTCCTGCACGAAGCCCGCCGCGGGATAGACGGCGCCCGATGTGCCGATCGAAACAAACAGCTCGCATGTCTCGAGCGCATGATAGATGCGCCCCATCTGGTAGGGCATCTCGCCGAACCACACGACGTCGGGCCGCAAGGTGGGCGCGCGGCAGACGGGGCACGGGGGGCGCTCGATCATGGTCGTCAGCCACGGCGAGCGGGTTTCGCACGAGGTGCACAGCGCGCTCTTGAGCTCGCCATGCATGTGCAGCACCCGCGCCGATCCGCCTCGCTCGTGCAAGTCGTCGACATTCTGGGTGACCAGCAGCAACTCGCCGGAGAACTCGCGCTCCAGCCGCGCGAGCGCCTCGTGCGCCGGGTTGGGTGCGACGTTGCCCAGCGCCGCGCGGCGCATGTCGTAGAAGTTAAGGACGAGGTTGGGATTGCGCGCGAAGCCTTCGGGCGTGGCCACGTCCTCCACGCGGTGTTGCTCCCACAGTCCTCCGGCCGAACGGAAGGTGTCGATCCCGCTTTCGGCGGAAATCCCGGCGCCAGTGAGGATGACGATACGTTTGAACTCTGCCATGACACCATCAAGCATGGCGCATAGAGGCAAGGCAATGGCACAGCTGCAATTCGGAGTGATCGGGCACAAAGGCCGCATGGGGCAGGCGCTGGACGCGGCGATTTCGGATGCCGGTCATGCGCTGTGCATCGGGGTCGATGCCGGGGGCAATATCGGGCCGTTTGCTGGGCAATGCGATGTGCTGATCGATTTCTCCGCGCCCGATGCGCTGGCGGCCAATCTCGGCGCGGCGCGGGTCGCAGGCAAGCCGATCGTGGTCGGCACAACCGGGCTTGAGGAAGCGCATTTCGTGATGCTCGCCGAGGCCGCGCGCGTGGTGCCGGTGCTGCAATCGGGCAACTTCTCGCTCGGCGTGACGCTGATGGCGCATCTGGTGCGCGAGGCCGCCGCGCGGCTCGGGCCTGATTGGGACATCGAAGTGCTGGAAATGCACCACCGCATGAAGGTCGACGCGCCCTCGGGCACCGCCAAGCTGCTCGGCGAAGCGGCGGCGGCTGGGCGCGGTATCGCCCTTGCTGACAACATGGAGAGCGGCCGCCACGGGATGACCGGCGCGCGGGCGCAAGGCGCGATCGGCTTTGCAACCCTGCGCGGCGGCACCGTGGCAGGCGAGCACAGCGTGATCTTCGCCGGCAGCGAGGAACGGCTCACGATCGCGCATTCGGCCGAGAACCGTATGATCTTCGCGCGCGGAGCGGTGAAGGCGGCCGAATGGCTCGCCGGACAATCGCCAGGCCGCTATACGATGAACGACGTGCTCGGCCTGAGCCTGTGACCGCCATGCTTGACGGCGCCGGTGCGCGGTGTATTGCATAGGCAACACACTTGGGAGCGATCAACATGTCCGCCAATCTCACACCTGCGCAGCAAGCCGCGGCGCTTGTCGACACGCTTGGGCCGGAAGCCCTGGCCAAGGCGCAGGACTACACCACCGGCAATCATTGGATCCTGTTCCTTGGCGTCGGCGTTTCGTTTCTCGTCGCCTTCATCGTGGTGCGCCTGCGTCTACTCGACCGGATCACCGCCCGCATGGAGGGCCGCAAGCCGTGGCTTTCGACACTGGCCGTCAGCGCCGCGTTCTTCCTGATCTCTGCCGTGATCTCGCTGCCCTGGGTGGTCTACACGGACTGGTATCGCCAGCGCGCCTATGACCTGTCGCAACAGGATCCCTTCGATTTCCTCGGCCAGCTGGCAATCAGCGAGGTCATCTCCGCTGCCGTCGGCGGGTTGTTCCTGACCGGCGTCTATGCGCTGATCCGGCGCACCGGTCAGCGTTGGTGGATCTGGAGCGGAGGCCTGGCGACAGTGACCACGCTGCTGATGCTGCTCGCCGGGCCGAGCCTGATCGAGCCGCTGTTCAACGAATACAAGCCGGTGCCGCCGGGCGAGGTCCGCACTGCGCTTGAGGAAATCGCCGACGAGGTCGACATCCCGCACGACCGTATCTTCATGTATGACGGATCACGCCAGTCGGAGCGCTTCACCGCTAATGTTTCGGGCATCGGCCCGACGGCGCGGATCGCGATCTCGGACATCGCGCTGAAGCAGGCCTCGGTCGCCGAAGTGCGTGCGGTAACCGGCCACGAAGCGGGGCATTACAAGCTCGGCCACATCTGGCGCTATGTCGTGATCATGCCGCTGATGGCGATGGCGTTCTTCTTCCTTTTGAACCGCCTGTTCGCGCCCACCGCACGGCTGCTGGGCAGCGATGCACGGCTGGACGAGCCGCGCGGCCTGCCGGTCTTCGCCGTGGTCGGATCGGTGCTCGGCCTGCTCGCCACGCCGATCACGAACACCCTCACCCGCGTGGGCGAGACCGAAGCCGATCGCTACTCGCTGGAAACCGTGAACGAGCCCGACGCGCTGGCGACCGCCTTGGTCAAGACCGCCGAATACCGCTACCCGCGCCCCTCGGCGATCGAGGAAGCGCTGTTCTACACCCACCCCTCGGTCGAAAAGCGCGCGCTGCGTGCGATGGAGTGGAAGGCGGCGCACACGAAGGATGAACCTGCGTCTCCATGACCCGCGACCAGATCTTCGAGTTCTTCCGCCGCCTCGCCGAAGACGACCCTGCCCCGCAGACCGAGCTGGAATATGGCAATGCCTACCAGCTGGTGGTGGCGGTAGCGCTGTCGGCGCAGGCGACTGATGTGGGGGTGAACAAGGCTACCCGCGCGCTGTTCGCCAAGGTGACGACGCCGCAGCAGATGCTTGACCTCGGGGAAGAGGGCCTGCGCGAGCACATCAAGACCATCGGCCTGTTCAACTCCAAGGCCAAGAACGTGATCGCCCTCTCGCAGCTCCTGGTCAACGAATATGGCGGAGAAGTTCCAGACAGCCGCGAGGAGCTGGTCAAGCTCCCCGGTGTCGGCCGCAAGACCGCCAACGTGGTGCTCAACTGCTGGTTCGGGCACGAGACCTTCGCGGTCGACACCCACATCTTCCGGGTCGGCAACCGCACCGGGATGGCCAAGGGCAAGACCCCCGATCATGTCGAGGCCAAGCTCGAAAAGCGCGTGCCCCAGCCCTTCCGCCTGCACGCCCACCACTGGCTGATCCTGCACGGCCGCTATGTCTGCAAGGCGCGCACGCCCGAATGCTGGCGCTGCAAGGTCGCCGATCTGTGCAGCTTCAGGAAGAAGGTGCTTGAGCCGCCCAAGGGCCGCGCGGCCGCCGATTAAGCCCCGGTTCAAACGTGCGGGCGATTATGGGGCCACCCTGAGGTGGAGAGATCCCATGACCGTCCGCTTGCTCGCCCCGCTTTCGCTTTTCGTCCCGCTCGCGGCGCTGGTTGCATCCTGCGCCCCGGTTGATCCCGCCGCTCGCGCCGAGCGGGATGCCGCGCGCACGCCTGCTGTGACCGTCCTCGGCAAGGGCGAGAACTGCATCAACAGCGACCAGATCCGTGCCACCGTGGTTCGCTCGAACACAGTCATCGACTTCGAGATGAATAACGGGAAGGTCTACCGCAACACGCTCACGAGCAGCTGCCCTGGCCTCGATTGGGATCGGGCGATCACCTACGAGAATTCGATCAACCAGCTGTGTACGCCGCAGATCATCTACAGCCTGACCAACATCGGCGGGGTGCTGCAGCGCGGCGCGGGGTGTTCGCTGGGTGAGTTCGTGCCGGTGGAATACGTGAAGGAATAGGCGTCCGGCTAACCCCCTCACGAGCTGGCCTTCTGGAGCCGAACAGCCGAACCGGCTAAGCTACCGTCCATGGCCCGCAAGCGTGACAATGTGCTGCCCTTCCGCAAGCCGTTCAAAACCGTGCCGCTACGGCGGGTGAACAAGCGCCCACCCAAGCCGCCAAAGTTCTCGAGGCCCCACAAAACATGGCGGCAGGCGTGGTACGAAACGCGGCCTCTGGTACTGCTGATCGGCCTTGCGACGATGTGCGCCATCGCCGCCATGCCCGGTGCCTACGAGCCGCCCGGCTTCCTGCAATCGGAACCCGAGCGGATAGCAGGGAGCTTCACGCGGTGCGGCAAGGGCCGGGGATATTACTGCGTGATCGACGGCGACACATTCCGCATCGGCGAGCGCAAGGTGCGGGTGGTGGGGATCGATACGGCCGAAATCGACGCGCAATGTCCAGCCGAAGCCGAGCAGGCAGAGCTTTCCACCGCCGCGCTTCAGTATTGGCTCAATCGTGGGGGCTTCATCATGACGGCGCGCATTGATGAGCCGAACGACCGGTACGGCCGCGAGCTGCGCATCATCAAGCGCATCGATTCCGATAACCGCGAAGATCCTCTGGCGAACTGGATGCAGGCAAACGGTGGAGCGCGCGGCTATCTCGGCGGATGGCGTGGCGGCTGGTGTTGAGGCCCGGCGTCAGCCGTCCCGGTAGTTATCCTCGTCCAGCTCCAGCCCTGCGCGGCCATCGGCGGCGGTGTGGGCGGGAGCGTGGGGGTGCTCGACAAAGTCGGGCTCCTCGACTTCCAGCATCCCTTCCCACTTGGTGATGACCGCCGTCGCCACGGCGTTACCGACTACGTTGGTCGCGGTGCGGCCCATGTCGAGGAACTGGTCGATCGCAAGGATGATCGCCACGCCTTCAACGGGCAGGCCGAACATCGCCAACGTGCCGGTGATCACCACCAGCGAGGCGCGCGGCACGGCAGCGATGCCCTTCGACGAGATCATCAGCGTCAGCAGGATCATCACCTGCGTCGCGATGCTGAGGTCCATCCCGTAAGCCTGTGCGATGAAGATCGTCGCAAAGCTCATGTACATCATCGAGCCATCGAGATTGAACGAATAGCCCAGCGGCAGCATGAAACCCGAGATGCGGCGCGGTACGCCGAAGCGGTCGAGCTGTTCGAACAGCTTGGGCAGCGCAGCCTCGGAGGAAGCGGTCGAGAAAGCGATCATCAGCGGCTGGCGGATGTAGCGGATCAGCACCCCGATCCGTCGCCCGAGGAACACCGCTCCGACCCCGAGCAGGATCGCCCACAGCAGCACCAGCGAGAAATAGAATTCGAGCAGCAAGGTAAGATAGGTGCCGAGGATCGCCAGACCGCTGGCCGCCACCACATTGGCAAGCGCGCCGAACACCGCGACGGGTGCGAAGCGCATCACATAGCCGGTAACTTGCAGCATCATCTCCGCCAGCGCGTCCGCGCCTTTGACCAGCGCCGTGCCCTTCTCGCCGATCGCCGAAAGCGCAACGCCCGCAAAGATCGAGAACACGAGAATCTGGAGGATGTTGTTGGTCGCCAGCGCCTCGACCGCATTCTTGGGGAAGATCGAGAGGATGAACTCGGTCGCCTTCAATTCCTTGACCTCGCCCACCGCAGCCGTGGCCGCGGCGGCATCGGGGATCGGCGCGCCGATGCCGGGCTGGAACAGGTTGACCATGATCAGGCCGAGTCCGATCGAGACCAGACTCGCAGTGATGAACCACATCAGCGCCCGCACCCCGATCCGCCCCAACGCCGCGCTGTCGCCCATATGGGCGATGCCGACGACAATGGTCGAGAGCACCAGCGGCGCGACCAGCATCTTGATGAGATTGAGGAAGATGTCCGACAGCAGCTTGAACCACGGCGCGATCGACTCCTTGATCACGTCGGCCGGCACGGTCTGGTTAAGCACCTGCCCGACGATCACGCCAAGCACCATGCCGATCAGGATATAAAGGGTCAGCTTGCGATCCATGTGAGCTCCCGTCCGCGTGCCGCGGCTATTGTTCCGTTGTGTCCAGCGCCAGCGCCTCGCGTGCGATCCGGGCGTAGATGCGTGCCAGCACCTCAAGATCCTGAAGCGCGACTGCTTCGTCGCGCTTATGCATCGTTGCGTTGCACAGGCCGAATTCGATCACCGGGCAGACGCTGCGCAGGAAGCGCGCGTCCGATGTGCCGCCGGTGGTCGAAAGCTCTGGCGCAATGCCGGTCTCGGCTTCCACAGCCCGACTGACCAGCTTCGAGAACGCCCCCGGCTCGGTCAAGAACGGCTCGCCCGAGATGACCGGACGCGCCTTGCCGCCGTGCTTGGCGGCGATCGCCATGACGCGTTCCGACAGGCTTTTGCCGGTGTGAAGATCGTTGAACCGGATCGAGATACGCGCCGAACCCGCCGCCGGGATCACGTTGGTCGCCTTGTTCCCGACCGCGATCTCGGTAATCTCGAGATTGCTGGGTTGGAACCAAGAGGTGCCAGTGTCGAGCGTCAGCGAGTCGAGTTCGGCCAGGATCGCCACCAGCTTGGGCAGCGGGTTATCAGCCAGATGCGGATAGGCGACGTGGCCCTGCGTGCCTTCGACGTCGATATAGATGTTCACCGAGCCGCGTCGCCCGATCTTCACCATGTCGCCGAGGCGGTGCACCGAGGTCGGTTCGCCCACGAGGCAGAGGTCGGGCTGGTGACCTGCTTCTGCCATGTAGTCGATCAGGGCGCGGGTGCCGTGGAGTGCGGGACCCTCCTCGTCGCCGGTGATGATGAAGCTGATGGTGCCCGCTTCGGCGGGAACCTCGGCCACGGCAGCGACCATCGCCGCGATCGCGCCCTTCATGTCGACCGCACCGCGTCCGTGAAGCAATTCACCACGCACTTGCGGCTCGAACGGATCAGAGGCCCATCCGTCCCCTGCAGGGACGACATCGAGGTGTCCGGCAAAGGCGAAGTGCTTCGACCCCGCAGGGCCGACGCGGATCGCAAACAGGTTTTCGACCGGTGCTTCGTCGCTCCCTTCCGCGCCCTCGCCGCGAGCGAAACGGTGCACTGCAAAGCCCAGCGGTGCGAGCATCGCCTCGAGCGCGTCGAACACTGCACCCGTGGCAGGCGTCACGCTGGGTGCGGCAATCAGGCGCTTGGCAAGATCAAGAACGTCGCTCATCCTGTTTCGCCTAGCAGGAGTTGCCGAGAATGCCCAAGCTCGATCTCGCCGCCATCCCCCAGACCAATGCGACGGGCTATCCGCCGCCGTTCGATGCGGCGGTAGAAGGCCGGTGGTATCGTCGCCTCGCACCGCCTGCGGGGCTGACGCTAATGGGCGCGAGTCATGTGACGCTGGCGCCGGGGGCGTTCTCCTCGCAGCGTCACTGGCACCAGGGGCAGGACGAATTGGTGGTGATGATCGCAGGCGATGCAGTATTGATCGACGATCACGGCGAAACGCCGGTTGGGCCGGGTGACGTGTTGGCTTTTCCGGCGGGCGAAGCGAACGGCCATCATCTGCACAACCGCTCCGATACGCCATGTGTGTTCGTCGCCATCAGCGCGGGATCAAGGGACGCGGACAGCGGAGAATATCCCGATATCGACATGGTGTTCGATGCCGACGGCTACGCGCGCAAGGATGGCAGTCGCTACGAGGCGAGGCGCATTCCCTAGGCGACAGTCTCGTACTGTTCGATCACCCATTCCTCCTGCTCTGCCGCGCGGATCCATTCGGACATCCAGTCATGTTCCCAGATCGCCTGCATATAGGCCTGCGCGAAGCCCGGCACGCCGATGCCATAGGTGACAAAGCGGGTGACTACCGGCGCGTAGAAGATGTCCGCTGCACCGAAAGTGCCGAACAGGTAAGGCCCGCTGCTGCCATGCCGCGCGCGCGCTTCCGCCCACAGGCCTAGGATACGCACGATATCGTGACGCGTGGCTTCCGTAACCCCCTCGAGCGGCACACGGCGGCGAATGTTCATCGGCAGTTCCTTGCGCAAGGACTGGTAGCCCGAATGCATCTCCGCCACCATCGCCCGGGCCATCGCACGCGCGGCATCGTCCTTGGGCCAGAACCGCTCGCGCCCGACCTTGTCGGCACAGTATTCCATGATCGCGAGGCTATCCCAAACCACGGCGTCACCGTCCCACAGGATCGGCACCTTGCCGCTAGAGGGCTGGACCTCGCCCATGTCATGCTTCAGCCGGTCCCACTCCTCGCCGAGGATCGACACGGTCAGTTCCTCGAAATGGAGGCCCGATTGCTTGACCGCCAGCCAGCCGCGCAGGCTCCAGCTCGAATAGTTCTTGTTGCCGATGATGAGTTTCATGTCGGTCTGCTCCACCTGCAGGACTGATTGGCCCTCGCCCTAGTTATTAAGGCTAGCGCTGTCGAGGCTGAACGGGCTATCGGACGCGCACAAGGAGCCCGCACCCATGTCCCTGCCCCCGTTCCATCTTGCCTTTCCGGTCGATGATCTTGCTGCCGCGCGGCAGTTCTACGGCGACGTCATGGGCTGCGCGGAAGGCCGCTCGAGCGAAGAGTGGATCGATTTCGACTTCCACGGCCACCAGATCGTCGCCCACCTCGCGCCGGGTCAGGCGGGGGTTCGCGCGAGCAACCACGTTGATGGGCATGGTGTGCCGGTGCCGCATTTCGGTCTCGTGCTGACGATGGACGCATGGGAAGCGCTGGCACAGCGGCTGCGCGATGGCGGCTGCGAATTCGTGATCGAGCCGACAATCCGTTTCAAGGGCCAGCCGGGCGAGCAGGCGACGATGTTCCTGCGCGACCCTTCCGGCAACGCGCTCGAGTTCAAGGCCTTCGCAGATATGGGGAAGCTGTTCGCGACGGCGTGACCGCCGACTTCGGCGCTATCCGGTCCAGCCTTCGCCCAATGCATCGGCCACCACGGCCGCGCGCAGGGCGGCGATGCCCATGCCCTTCTCGCTGCTGGTAAGGTGGATGTCCGGATGGGCTGCGACATGCTTCTTGGCTTCGATGGCCGTTTTCTCGGCAACCGCCGCCAGTTCGCTCGCCTTGATCTTGTCGGTCTTGGTGAGGACGATGCGATAGCCGACTGCGGCCTGATCCAGCATCGTCATCATCGTCCGGTCGACGTCCTTGATGCCATGACGGCTGTCGACCAGCACCAGCGTGCGCGCCAGCACCTGCCGCCCGCGCAGATATGAATTCACCAGCGCCTTCCACTTCTCGACCACCTTTACCGGCGCCTTGGCAAAGCCGTAGCCGGGCATGTCGACCAGCCGGAAAAGCGGCAGCGCGCCCTCCTCTTCCGGGCGGCCGACGTCGAAGAAGTTCAATTCCTGCGTGCGACCCGGCGTCACCGATGCGCGGGCAATCGCCTTCCGTCCAGTCAACGCGTTGAGCAGTGAGGACTTGCCGACGTTA is a genomic window containing:
- a CDS encoding NAD-dependent deacylase, which encodes MAEFKRIVILTGAGISAESGIDTFRSAGGLWEQHRVEDVATPEGFARNPNLVLNFYDMRRAALGNVAPNPAHEALARLEREFSGELLLVTQNVDDLHERGGSARVLHMHGELKSALCTSCETRSPWLTTMIERPPCPVCRAPTLRPDVVWFGEMPYQMGRIYHALETCELFVSIGTSGAVYPAAGFVQEARANGAQCLELNLERSEGSRFFHESRLGPASVLVPEWVEDVLGC
- a CDS encoding cupin domain-containing protein: MPKLDLAAIPQTNATGYPPPFDAAVEGRWYRRLAPPAGLTLMGASHVTLAPGAFSSQRHWHQGQDELVVMIAGDAVLIDDHGETPVGPGDVLAFPAGEANGHHLHNRSDTPCVFVAISAGSRDADSGEYPDIDMVFDADGYARKDGSRYEARRIP
- the dapE gene encoding succinyl-diaminopimelate desuccinylase; translation: MSDVLDLAKRLIAAPSVTPATGAVFDALEAMLAPLGFAVHRFARGEGAEGSDEAPVENLFAIRVGPAGSKHFAFAGHLDVVPAGDGWASDPFEPQVRGELLHGRGAVDMKGAIAAMVAAVAEVPAEAGTISFIITGDEEGPALHGTRALIDYMAEAGHQPDLCLVGEPTSVHRLGDMVKIGRRGSVNIYIDVEGTQGHVAYPHLADNPLPKLVAILAELDSLTLDTGTSWFQPSNLEITEIAVGNKATNVIPAAGSARISIRFNDLHTGKSLSERVMAIAAKHGGKARPVISGEPFLTEPGAFSKLVSRAVEAETGIAPELSTTGGTSDARFLRSVCPVIEFGLCNATMHKRDEAVALQDLEVLARIYARIAREALALDTTEQ
- the dapB gene encoding 4-hydroxy-tetrahydrodipicolinate reductase — translated: MAQLQFGVIGHKGRMGQALDAAISDAGHALCIGVDAGGNIGPFAGQCDVLIDFSAPDALAANLGAARVAGKPIVVGTTGLEEAHFVMLAEAARVVPVLQSGNFSLGVTLMAHLVREAAARLGPDWDIEVLEMHHRMKVDAPSGTAKLLGEAAAAGRGIALADNMESGRHGMTGARAQGAIGFATLRGGTVAGEHSVIFAGSEERLTIAHSAENRMIFARGAVKAAEWLAGQSPGRYTMNDVLGLSL
- a CDS encoding M48 family metallopeptidase codes for the protein MSANLTPAQQAAALVDTLGPEALAKAQDYTTGNHWILFLGVGVSFLVAFIVVRLRLLDRITARMEGRKPWLSTLAVSAAFFLISAVISLPWVVYTDWYRQRAYDLSQQDPFDFLGQLAISEVISAAVGGLFLTGVYALIRRTGQRWWIWSGGLATVTTLLMLLAGPSLIEPLFNEYKPVPPGEVRTALEEIADEVDIPHDRIFMYDGSRQSERFTANVSGIGPTARIAISDIALKQASVAEVRAVTGHEAGHYKLGHIWRYVVIMPLMAMAFFFLLNRLFAPTARLLGSDARLDEPRGLPVFAVVGSVLGLLATPITNTLTRVGETEADRYSLETVNEPDALATALVKTAEYRYPRPSAIEEALFYTHPSVEKRALRAMEWKAAHTKDEPASP
- the yihA gene encoding ribosome biogenesis GTP-binding protein YihA/YsxC, with amino-acid sequence MIDPELQAEREEAASKLFSGPVDFLRSAPQLQFLPDPVVPEIAFCGRSNVGKSSLLNALTGRKAIARASVTPGRTQELNFFDVGRPEEEGALPLFRLVDMPGYGFAKAPVKVVEKWKALVNSYLRGRQVLARTLVLVDSRHGIKDVDRTMMTMLDQAAVGYRIVLTKTDKIKASELAAVAEKTAIEAKKHVAAHPDIHLTSSEKGMGIAALRAAVVADALGEGWTG
- a CDS encoding thermonuclease family protein — encoded protein: MARKRDNVLPFRKPFKTVPLRRVNKRPPKPPKFSRPHKTWRQAWYETRPLVLLIGLATMCAIAAMPGAYEPPGFLQSEPERIAGSFTRCGKGRGYYCVIDGDTFRIGERKVRVVGIDTAEIDAQCPAEAEQAELSTAALQYWLNRGGFIMTARIDEPNDRYGRELRIIKRIDSDNREDPLANWMQANGGARGYLGGWRGGWC
- a CDS encoding HesA/MoeB/ThiF family protein; this encodes MTLSPARLDRFARHIVLPEVGGAGQVRLAESRVAVIGLGGIGSPALQYLAASGIGRLALVDDDVVDVSNLQRQTIFTARDVGYGKAVSARRWLANFDDSLSVDVSDARISAENAGSLIAGADLVIDGTDNFATRLAVSDACVAAGIPLLSAAVGRFQGQVGAWAGHLPEQACYRCFVGDAFDAEDCDTCADDGMLGAMAGWVGTFAALQAVKVLLAGVSTLGEPGWGRLHILDGLEPGMRTIRIAKDPVCKTCASAA
- a CDS encoding VOC family protein — encoded protein: MSLPPFHLAFPVDDLAAARQFYGDVMGCAEGRSSEEWIDFDFHGHQIVAHLAPGQAGVRASNHVDGHGVPVPHFGLVLTMDAWEALAQRLRDGGCEFVIEPTIRFKGQPGEQATMFLRDPSGNALEFKAFADMGKLFATA
- the nth gene encoding endonuclease III, producing the protein MTRDQIFEFFRRLAEDDPAPQTELEYGNAYQLVVAVALSAQATDVGVNKATRALFAKVTTPQQMLDLGEEGLREHIKTIGLFNSKAKNVIALSQLLVNEYGGEVPDSREELVKLPGVGRKTANVVLNCWFGHETFAVDTHIFRVGNRTGMAKGKTPDHVEAKLEKRVPQPFRLHAHHWLILHGRYVCKARTPECWRCKVADLCSFRKKVLEPPKGRAAAD
- a CDS encoding glutathione S-transferase family protein, with the translated sequence MKLIIGNKNYSSWSLRGWLAVKQSGLHFEELTVSILGEEWDRLKHDMGEVQPSSGKVPILWDGDAVVWDSLAIMEYCADKVGRERFWPKDDAARAMARAMVAEMHSGYQSLRKELPMNIRRRVPLEGVTEATRHDIVRILGLWAEARARHGSSGPYLFGTFGAADIFYAPVVTRFVTYGIGVPGFAQAYMQAIWEHDWMSEWIRAAEQEEWVIEQYETVA
- a CDS encoding dicarboxylate/amino acid:cation symporter, with the protein product MDRKLTLYILIGMVLGVIVGQVLNQTVPADVIKESIAPWFKLLSDIFLNLIKMLVAPLVLSTIVVGIAHMGDSAALGRIGVRALMWFITASLVSIGLGLIMVNLFQPGIGAPIPDAAAATAAVGEVKELKATEFILSIFPKNAVEALATNNILQILVFSIFAGVALSAIGEKGTALVKGADALAEMMLQVTGYVMRFAPVAVFGALANVVAASGLAILGTYLTLLLEFYFSLVLLWAILLGVGAVFLGRRIGVLIRYIRQPLMIAFSTASSEAALPKLFEQLDRFGVPRRISGFMLPLGYSFNLDGSMMYMSFATIFIAQAYGMDLSIATQVMILLTLMISSKGIAAVPRASLVVITGTLAMFGLPVEGVAIILAIDQFLDMGRTATNVVGNAVATAVITKWEGMLEVEEPDFVEHPHAPAHTAADGRAGLELDEDNYRDG